Within the Medicago truncatula cultivar Jemalong A17 chromosome 4, MtrunA17r5.0-ANR, whole genome shotgun sequence genome, the region CCTTTGTTCAAGCCTTGACAAGAACATAATCCCTTCTTTTGAATTGGTAAGAAGTTTCTGTCCTTCTGATCATAAAGCTATTACTTCAGTAATCATTTGCCCCTCTTCAATTTGTGATTCTCGCTTTAAACCAAATCTTCAATTTTTGCTTGATTTTGGTGTCACTCGTTCAAGTATTTACCGTTTGCTTACTAGCAGACCTTCCACAATATGTTGTACTGATTTGAAAAAGGCTTTGGAGGAGATtaaggaattagggtttcaaCCTTCCAAATACAATTTTTGTGTAGCATTATTGGCCAAAAGGGCTGTCACCAAATCCCAATGGGATGCCAAAGTTGATGTCTTGAAGAGTTGGGGTTGTTCTGAAGATGCAGTTTTTAATGCATTTAGGAAGCAACCCAACTTTATGCTAAGGTCTCCAGATAAACTCAATGCAGTGATGAGTTTTTGGGTCGAGGAGCTTGGTTGGGATCCTTCGCTGCTCTTAGCTGAGCCGACGCTTTTTGGATACAGTATACAGAAAAGGCTTAGTCCAAGGGCATCAATTGTCAAGTATCTTCTATCCAAAGGTTTGATGAAAGAGGGTGCTAGCTTATGTACACCATTTTATCTGACTGATGAGAATTTTCAGCGAAGGTACGTGAGGAGAATCATCTAAGCTAGTAAACCTAAATCAGGGAGAATGCTAATATCACCGTTACAACCAGCCATATTATCTTCATGCCATTCTAGTTGCATTCTTCTGACATGTAGGTCGTAGTTCTAATTTTGCTAACAGCCTATCTGGTTTGGTTGGGGGGATTCTAGGttggttgtattttttttttcatttcctcATTTGGGAACCTGGAACCTTTTTCGGTTTAAT harbors:
- the LOC25494089 gene encoding uncharacterized protein — translated: MFHYHCCLRTLLYLNNLSKTPKCCYLLLLQPHHSLNTTSDSDQHSFPVSYLTNNCALSPQDALKASKRLRFNTPDKPDSVIAFFKTHGFSDHQIQTIIRKIPLLIVYNPIKTILPKFQFLASKGASPKDIVATVTRSPNFLCSSLDKNIIPSFELVRSFCPSDHKAITSVIICPSSICDSRFKPNLQFLLDFGVTRSSIYRLLTSRPSTICCTDLKKALEEIKELGFQPSKYNFCVALLAKRAVTKSQWDAKVDVLKSWGCSEDAVFNAFRKQPNFMLRSPDKLNAVMSFWVEELGWDPSLLLAEPTLFGYSIQKRLSPRASIVKYLLSKGLMKEGASLCTPFYLTDENFQRRYVNYSEEEASTLLRLYHGGC